The genomic region TTGCTCATTTCCATCGGCGATCTGACCGAGGACGGTACCGTCGCTGAGTTCAACACTTGGAAGCAGGCCGCAAAGCCATTGACCGATGCCGGCATTCCGCTTTATCTGACGCGCGGCAATCATGATGTCCGCGCCGAAAGCAGTACCGTAGGTATCGATCCTTTGCTCGGTCCTTCCACTTCCCGAGGTACCGAGGTCTGGTCCGCAACCTTTCCTGAACTGAGCGGACCCAACGTGACCGCTGGACCAGGCGCATCCTACTCGTTCACCTATAACAACACGCGTTTCGTTTCGCTCGACCTTTACGGCGCAATGCCTAGCGAGCTCGTTGGCTGGGCAGCCAGCCAGCAGAAAGGTAGCCATGACCATATGTTCGTCTTTGCCCATGAGCCTTTCTTCGGGCGTGCGCGGGAAGGCGTAATCGGCGATGACCCGCTGCGGATGCAGATACTCTCGCAATTGAGCAGCAATGGGGTTGATGCCTATTTGAGCGGGCATGACCACCAGTACAGCCGCTCGGCTGCTGTCGATGGCCAGGACGTATTGCTTCACCACTTCGTCGCGGGTTCTAACGCCGAGAAATATTATCGGTTCGAGAATGAATTCAATGTTGGAGAGGAAGTTGGTGCCGCACTGGAAAACAATAAGGTTGGCTACAGCGTCGTCGATATCGATGGGCCCTTCGTGACCTTCACCTATTACTCGGCGACTCCACCAGCTTCATCGGATTTCCTGGAAACTTGGGAGCCAGAGTGGGCCGTGGCTGACCGTACGACCTTCTCGACCAACGGCCACTCCTATGGCATCAACGCAGGTGAGTCCTACGCTGGTCTGGACAGTTCGATTGCAGCGGGCGATGGATTCATCGGTACGCAGGCAGAAATCCTGGCCGGACAAAATCTCGATGGACGCACCGTGACCACTGAGCCTGATTCCGGCGATGGCATCACCCAGAAACTTGGCAATATCGTCAACTTCGGCTGGCGGGCGAATACGGACGGCCTGCACAGCGATATCCTCTACCTGGGTGGTATGGATGACCAGCTTGATGGTGTTGCCGATCCTTTCGTGCTCGCCCTGAGCTATGGCGAGGATGTGGCAGTCGACGAATCATTGCTGCGCCTGATGTATCTGGTGGATGGTGAGTGGGTATTGGCAGTGGAAGCCAACACAGAGGGGACGCCGTTCTTTGTCTCAGGTGCTTGGAATGCCACCTATGGCCTGGGGACGTATGGCGTGGATACTGTCAACAACCAGGTATGGGCGGTGATTGACCGCAACGGGCAGTTCGCTGTGGCTGCCGTGCCTGAGCCTTCTGCAATGGCACTGATGCTGTGCGGACTTGGACTGTTGGTGCCACTGGCAGCGCGACGTCGGCGCAGCTGAGTGGAGAATACCGGCGCTCTCAAGCCAGATAAAACAAGGGCTGCTGTGGCAGTCCTTGTTTTTTGTCCAACCTGTGCGGTTGTGACCGTGGGACCAGTGGCACATGCCGGGCTGGAAGGCATCATTGTGCAACATAGCTGACGTTCACGTTCTCAGCCGCGTCAGGCTGCGTTTGCGGTGTGATGCTGAGGATGAAGCTGGAAGTGCTAGTCGCCAGTGTTGGCGGCAAGGATACACTGAAGCGGATAGCATAGGATTTGCCTCAGGAATAGTGATTTCACTATTGCCCTTGAAGCTGCCTGCCGGAAGTCCATGCGCCTTGATGTAGTAGGTTTCCGTATTGCCTGACTTATTCGTGATGCGCAGCTCGTAACGGTTGCGCAGGCTGCCGTCGGCAAGTTGGATGACTAGCGGCTGCCGCTGTTGTTGCACGATGGCAGTAAACGGCGTAAGCGTGCTGATGGAGTGCCAGGTGAAGGCAATGCTGGCAATCAGTAGGCCAACGTAGCCGAACCGTTTGGCCCTGGCCAGTCGTTTCATGCGGACATCTGGTTCCTGGATATTTTCATCACGGTCGAAACGGATCAGGCCATGAGGTAGCTTGAGGCGGTCCATGATCTGGTTGCAGGCATCCACGCACAAGCCGCACGAAATGCAGCCAATCTGGAACCCCTTGCGGATGTCCACGCCTGTTGGGCAAACATTCACACAGTAATTGCAGTCTATGCAGTCGCCAAAACCTTGCTGGCGACGGCTTTCCACAGTCTTGAGCTCGGCGGTGGGTGCTTTGCGCCCACGGCGGCCTTCGCCGCGCACCCAGTCGTAAATGACCGTGACGGTGGCGGGATCCTGCATTACTCCCTGGAACTTGCCATAAGGGCAGGCCACGAAGC from Methylobacillus flagellatus KT harbors:
- a CDS encoding metallophosphoesterase; the protein is MKLKSVVRNRFAIAAWLLAAIGVQPVAAVSAATAAPTQWSFGILADTQGASDPRGVSVRLMQPVIDRFANHHDIDLLISIGDLTEDGTVAEFNTWKQAAKPLTDAGIPLYLTRGNHDVRAESSTVGIDPLLGPSTSRGTEVWSATFPELSGPNVTAGPGASYSFTYNNTRFVSLDLYGAMPSELVGWAASQQKGSHDHMFVFAHEPFFGRAREGVIGDDPLRMQILSQLSSNGVDAYLSGHDHQYSRSAAVDGQDVLLHHFVAGSNAEKYYRFENEFNVGEEVGAALENNKVGYSVVDIDGPFVTFTYYSATPPASSDFLETWEPEWAVADRTTFSTNGHSYGINAGESYAGLDSSIAAGDGFIGTQAEILAGQNLDGRTVTTEPDSGDGITQKLGNIVNFGWRANTDGLHSDILYLGGMDDQLDGVADPFVLALSYGEDVAVDESLLRLMYLVDGEWVLAVEANTEGTPFFVSGAWNATYGLGTYGVDTVNNQVWAVIDRNGQFAVAAVPEPSAMALMLCGLGLLVPLAARRRRS
- the ccoG gene encoding cytochrome c oxidase accessory protein CcoG is translated as MQAEATISRPAASRKVIPIVPYSVKGRYRTLKSIILNIAFAVYFLLPWLPWPNQVGQALLFDIGNRRFHIFNLILYPQDLMVLVGILVVAASLLFVSAAMFGRVFCGFFCFQTLWTDAFLFIEKWIQGEAPARKRLQQAPWSPRKAILLGSTHALWLMLSFATALTFTLYFAEAGMLFRQVFAGEAAVAAYITIAVLTATTYVAAGFAREDVCFVACPYGKFQGVMQDPATVTVIYDWVRGEGRRGRKAPTAELKTVESRRQQGFGDCIDCNYCVNVCPTGVDIRKGFQIGCISCGLCVDACNQIMDRLKLPHGLIRFDRDENIQEPDVRMKRLARAKRFGYVGLLIASIAFTWHSISTLTPFTAIVQQQRQPLVIQLADGSLRNRYELRITNKSGNTETYYIKAHGLPAGSFKGNSEITIPEANPMLSASVYPCRQHWRLALPASSSASHRKRSLTRLRT